Below is a genomic region from Candidatus Eremiobacteraceae bacterium.
TTCAGCATCCGTGTGCCCATACTTCGGCGGATGCGCACCGCCCGACATGGCGGTTGCGTCCAACGGAACGTGGGTGGTCCAGGCCGTCAACACGTCGGTCGCCGTGTACACCTCAAGCGGCACGATTCAAGCCGGGTGGCCCAAGAACACGCAAGCCTTCTTACATGTTCCCAATCCGCCGGGCGGCTGCGATCCGGCCGGACCGTTCATGAGCGATCCGCGCGCCTTCTATGACGCTGCAGACAAACGTTTCTGGGTGATCTTCTTGCAGGTCGAGGGGGCGTTCGGCATCGCCGGAGGATGCCCCGAGCAGACGGTTTATTGGGCAGCTGTGAGTCAGACGAATAATCCCAACGGCTCGTGGAACGTCTACGCGTTCAACATGTCGATGGGCACGACCAATGCTGCCGACTACACGCAAGTCGGTCTCGATAATCAGGCCTTTTATTTCGCCGCCAACATGTACAATCAGGCTGGGTCGGCCTACATGTACGCGGAGACGTTCGCCGCCGACAAAAAGAAGATGGAAGCCGGCATGGCAACGACACCCAAGGGCCTGAAGAATCTCAAGGTCGGCTCGACGCTCGTGGACACGGTCCAGCCGGTGTTCGTCCAAGCCAATGGCGGCGCATATCCGCCGGCCGGCCTATTCGTGGACTCGTTCAACATCAACTCGGGCGGCGGGCAGTGCGGAGGCGGCTGCCGTGGCGTGAACATCTGGGCCATGCGCAATCCGCTGACGGCACCTGCGATGAGCGAAGTCACCGTTTCGACCGGCACGTACGCGCTCGCGCCATCCGCAACGGAACCGGGCTGCTCGCAATGCGTTGAGACGATCGACACGCGGATCACAGGCACGCCAGTCTATGAAGGCGGAAACATCTCGTGGTCGCTCGACACCGCGGTGGCAAACGGCGGAACGAACGTCCCCGGTGTGTTCTGGGGTCAAGTGGCGCCGGTCTTTACCGCCGACAAAGTCACCGGCGGTTCGCTGACGCAAAGCGGCATCGTCTCATTCTCGGGGCCGACGGAACGCGACGCGTCATTCGGAGCGCTGATGCCCGACAAGAACAATGACCTCTACATGGTGTATGACACGATGAGCACCGCGATCGACCCGAGTGCCGAGTACGCGTTCCGCCTGCCGTCGGACACGCTCGGCAAGTTCGAGGCCTCCAAGTTCCTCATCAAGGGCACGGCCTCCACGCCCGACTTCCGCTGGGGCGATTACGAAGCCGCCGGCTATGAGGGCCCCTCCTCCAACCAGATCTGGTTCGCTTCACAATACGGTGCTGCGGCTTCAGACTGGAACACGTGGATGGGCCGCGCCAAACACTAGGCGGTTCTGCCAGGAACGAAAAGGGCCGGCATTGCGCCGGCCCTCTTTTTTGCGTCCCCGTGGGAATCGACGGTCGCTACCGTTCGCCGTCGCCCGCCATGGACATGGCTTCTTTGGTCACTGACTTGAGGAAGTCTTCATTGCCGTCCGTGCGCCGGAACCGCTCGAGAACGAGCTCGGTCATCTCCTGCGTGCCGAGCACGGCTGTAGCTCTGCGCAGCATGACGACCTTGCGGAGCTCGATCTCGCTGAGCAGCAGCTCTTCGTGTCGCGTGCCCGACCGCTTGATGTCGACCGCCGGGAATATCCGGCTGTCAGCGAGTTTGCGGACCAGATTGATCTCCATATTGCCCGTGCCTTTGAACTCCTCAAAGATCACGTCGTCCATCTTTGAACCTGTCTCGATGAGCGCGGTGGCGATGATGGTGAGCGAGCCCCCGTTCTCGATGTTGCGTGCCGCGCCGAAGAATCGTTTGGGCCGGTGCAGGGCACTTGTGTCGAGGCCGCCGGAAAGCGTCCGGCCCGTTGTCGGCATGACTTGGTTCCACGCGCGCGCGAGGCGCGTGATGGAATCGAGCAGGATCACGACGTCGTGGCCGAGTTCGACAAGCCGCTTGCAGCGCTCGAGCGTGAGTTCTGCCACCGCGGTGTGCGAGTCCGGATGCTCGTCGAACGTGGACGAGACGACCTCGCCTTCAATCGACCGGCGCATGTCCGTGACTTCTTCCGGCCGCTCGTCGACGAGCAGCGCGAAGAGATCCACGTCCGGATGATTGGAAGCGATCGCATTTGCGATCTTCTTGAGGAGTGTCGTTTTGCCGGCCTTGGGCGGCGAGACGATCAGGCCGCGCTGGCCGTTGCCGATGGGGCAGAAAAGATCGAAGACTCGGCCGCACATCTCAAGCGGTGAGGTCTCCATCTTGAGTCGCGATTCTGGATAGATGGGTATCAGCTTGTCGAATTGCGGCCGGCCGCGGATGGCTTCGGGATCTTCTCCGTTGACCGCCTCCACTTTCAAGATGCCTTGATACTTCTCGTTGTCTTTGGGTTCGCGGATCTGCCCGGCGACGAGATCTCCCGTGCGCAATTCGAAGCGACGGATCTGCGACTGTGAGATATAGACGTCGTGCGGGCCCGGCCGCATGTTCTCGCGGCGCAAGAAGCCGTAGCCCTCTTGCATCATCTCGAGCACGCCGATGGCGAAGTGGAGACCGGCCGCTTTTGCCTGCGCTTCGAGGATAGGGACTATGAGTTCGCGCTTCTTGATGCGCTGGAGATCTTTGATCTCGAGCAGCTTCGCATACTCGACGAGTTCCGCGCGCGTCTTCTCTTCGAGCTGGCGCACGGAGAGCAATTCGTGGATCACGCCTTCCTTATCGGTGAAGGAGCGCGGTTGATTATCGTATCGCTCCTGCTGCTGGCGGTTGGGCTGGAAAGCGCGCTGCATGGGCTGCGCTTGTTGGACGCGCGAGGTGTCGCGGTTGCGGTCGCGGTCGAATCGCTGGCCGCGGTCTTGGCGATCGAAGCGCTGTCCTCGGTCGTGGCGTTCGTGGCGATCGCCGCGGTCGTACCGTTCGTAGCGCTCGGGGCCGCGGTCTTGTACGCGCTCTGGGGCGCGATCGTAACCGCGTTCAGGTCCGCGCTCGACCGGCCGTGGTCTTTCCGATCGCTCGAATCGTTCCGGGCGCTCGGCGCGATCTCGATCGCCTGAGTCGGCCCGATCTTCGCGCTCCGCCCGATCCGCGCGATCGCTGCGTTCCGGTCGATCGGCACGATCGCTTCGCTCGGGCCGTTCCGAAAAATCGGCGCGGTCGTCGCGGGTTCGATCGTCGCGCGGCTCGACCGCTTCGACCCGGCTCGTGTCGATGTCGACGGTTGGATCGTTCGGATCGGCGGAGGCCGCGGCGCGGACACGCCCGCGTGGCGGTCGACCGGTGCGAGGAGTTCTGGGAGTTGAATCTACTTCGGTATCGTCTTGCACTTTATCTTGAATACTCTACCGTGGGCATTGGGGGCCGATGCGGTCGACCGCGCGCCGATCTGATCGTTCGGCGCATTGGTTGCAGACG
It encodes:
- the rho gene encoding transcription termination factor Rho, which encodes MIHELLSVRQLEEKTRAELVEYAKLLEIKDLQRIKKRELIVPILEAQAKAAGLHFAIGVLEMMQEGYGFLRRENMRPGPHDVYISQSQIRRFELRTGDLVAGQIREPKDNEKYQGILKVEAVNGEDPEAIRGRPQFDKLIPIYPESRLKMETSPLEMCGRVFDLFCPIGNGQRGLIVSPPKAGKTTLLKKIANAIASNHPDVDLFALLVDERPEEVTDMRRSIEGEVVSSTFDEHPDSHTAVAELTLERCKRLVELGHDVVILLDSITRLARAWNQVMPTTGRTLSGGLDTSALHRPKRFFGAARNIENGGSLTIIATALIETGSKMDDVIFEEFKGTGNMEINLVRKLADSRIFPAVDIKRSGTRHEELLLSEIELRKVVMLRRATAVLGTQEMTELVLERFRRTDGNEDFLKSVTKEAMSMAGDGER